The Cellulophaga sp. L1A9 genome window below encodes:
- a CDS encoding TonB-dependent receptor — MRKIYLFILIFAVYNLCSSQGNSTVTAQVLDKHQKNALVGIRIIVEKTSTYSFTDKDGIFSIILPDSSDYILSFQSSDYIVKRVPISVGVQNIDLGILYLEKDIRTELTDNLITLTEAEIHDDEQSASSVGLLQATKDIFLQRAAFDFGQAFFRVRGYDSQNGKVLLNGITMNKFYDGRPQWNNWGGLNDVTRNQQFSNGLSASAYNFGGTLGTTNISTRPSTFRPGIRISSSASNRTYGARIMATYTSKVSEKGLSYSVSGSRRWSKEGYVEGTLYDAYSFFGAVEYQINSKNSLLFTGIMASNRRGRSSAVTEEVFNLIGSRYNPYWGKQEGEIRNSRERKIAEPILMFNHNFETSHFKLNTGVSYQWGINSRSRLGYYNAPNPDPTYYRYLPSYYINSTIGANFLSANTAKEGFLINPQLNWDQLYKANENDKAAYVLYDDVVKDTQLSVNSIANITYGEQFKMDIGFGYKSLSSMNYAEINDLLGANYHEDVDVFSNTQNNSNGSLQKYENDIFNYHYKMEAEQLETFAQLNYEENGWKGFIAAHWESIKYGRNGLFKNQRYENDSFGKSADVHFSNFSFKGGVSYKINGRNWIESNAMLQHKPPVLQNVFINPRENNQIVPELNSEKITSIDGSYFFRYPKLTGRVSGFYTRFQDATDVNFFFVDAGVGSDFVQEVLTNVDKLQLGTELGLEYQISSSVQLTAVAAIGKYVFANNPNVTINFDTADAEEELINLEGSKDLGLANIKDYKLAQGPQKAFALGINYRDPKYWWIGATANYLANNYSNISTITRTKSFYIDPETGINFPDATDENVAALLKQKPLDNFYLLNLVGGKSWLKSGKYISVFASVNNVFDTAFRSGGYEQSRNGNYGQLKQDALSGTPSFAPKYWYGYGRTYFLNFAISF, encoded by the coding sequence AGAACGCTCTGGTTGGTATTCGTATTATAGTCGAAAAAACTAGTACTTATTCCTTTACGGATAAAGATGGTATTTTCTCAATAATACTTCCTGATTCGAGTGATTATATTCTAAGTTTTCAATCTTCAGATTATATTGTAAAAAGGGTGCCCATTAGTGTTGGCGTACAAAATATCGATTTAGGAATTTTATATTTAGAGAAGGATATAAGGACAGAATTAACAGATAATTTAATAACGCTAACAGAGGCAGAGATTCATGATGATGAACAAAGTGCAAGTTCTGTGGGATTGTTGCAGGCAACCAAGGATATTTTTCTGCAACGCGCAGCATTTGATTTTGGCCAAGCATTTTTTAGAGTTAGAGGCTATGATTCACAAAACGGAAAAGTATTGCTGAATGGAATAACCATGAATAAATTTTATGATGGCAGACCACAATGGAACAACTGGGGTGGTTTAAATGATGTAACTAGAAATCAGCAATTTAGCAATGGGCTGTCAGCATCCGCATATAATTTTGGAGGTACTTTAGGTACCACAAATATTTCAACAAGACCATCAACATTTCGTCCAGGAATTAGGATATCATCTTCCGCATCCAATAGAACTTATGGGGCAAGGATTATGGCTACATATACTTCTAAAGTTTCAGAAAAAGGACTCAGTTATAGTGTTTCTGGTTCTAGAAGATGGTCTAAAGAGGGATATGTTGAAGGTACACTTTATGATGCTTATTCTTTCTTTGGAGCTGTGGAATACCAGATCAATTCAAAGAATAGCTTATTGTTTACTGGCATAATGGCGTCTAATAGAAGAGGAAGGTCTTCTGCTGTTACGGAAGAAGTTTTTAATCTTATTGGGAGTAGGTATAACCCCTATTGGGGCAAACAGGAGGGTGAAATTAGAAATTCTAGAGAACGTAAAATAGCAGAACCAATTCTAATGTTTAATCATAATTTTGAGACCAGTCATTTTAAATTAAACACAGGAGTAAGCTATCAGTGGGGAATTAATTCTAGATCTAGATTAGGATATTATAATGCGCCAAATCCGGATCCTACATATTATAGATATCTGCCAAGTTATTATATCAATAGTACCATTGGTGCAAACTTTTTAAGTGCAAATACTGCGAAAGAAGGATTTCTTATAAATCCACAACTTAATTGGGATCAGCTCTATAAAGCGAATGAGAATGATAAAGCTGCGTATGTTTTGTATGATGATGTGGTAAAAGATACACAGTTGTCGGTAAATTCAATAGCAAATATTACATATGGTGAGCAATTTAAAATGGATATCGGGTTTGGTTATAAATCCTTGTCTTCTATGAATTACGCGGAGATTAATGATTTGTTAGGGGCTAATTATCATGAGGATGTAGATGTTTTTTCAAATACGCAAAACAATAGCAATGGCTCGCTGCAAAAATATGAAAATGATATTTTTAATTACCATTATAAAATGGAAGCGGAACAATTAGAAACTTTTGCACAGCTTAATTATGAGGAGAATGGGTGGAAGGGATTTATAGCTGCTCATTGGGAGTCTATAAAATATGGTAGAAATGGGCTGTTCAAAAATCAACGTTATGAAAACGATTCTTTTGGAAAAAGTGCTGACGTTCATTTTTCAAATTTTAGTTTTAAAGGTGGCGTTTCCTATAAGATTAACGGTCGTAACTGGATAGAATCCAATGCTATGCTGCAACATAAGCCACCAGTGTTGCAGAATGTTTTTATTAATCCTAGAGAAAACAATCAAATTGTTCCAGAATTAAATTCAGAAAAGATTACCAGTATTGATGGATCCTATTTTTTCCGATATCCAAAATTAACAGGTCGGGTTAGTGGCTTTTATACAAGATTTCAAGATGCAACGGATGTAAATTTCTTTTTTGTGGATGCAGGGGTAGGATCAGATTTTGTCCAAGAAGTTTTAACTAATGTAGATAAGCTACAATTGGGCACAGAGCTTGGACTAGAGTATCAAATTTCTTCTTCCGTACAACTAACAGCGGTTGCTGCAATAGGTAAATATGTTTTTGCAAATAACCCTAATGTTACTATAAATTTTGATACCGCAGATGCAGAGGAAGAACTTATAAATTTGGAAGGGAGTAAAGATTTAGGCTTAGCGAACATTAAAGATTACAAATTAGCGCAAGGTCCACAAAAAGCATTTGCTCTTGGAATAAATTATCGCGATCCTAAATATTGGTGGATCGGGGCAACGGCAAATTATTTAGCGAATAACTATTCCAATATATCTACGATTACTAGAACAAAGAGTTTTTATATAGACCCAGAAACGGGAATAAACTTCCCGGACGCCACCGATGAAAATGTTGCAGCGTTACTAAAGCAAAAACCATTAGATAATTTTTATTTACTCAATTTGGTGGGTGGTAAATCGTGGTTAAAAAGTGGAAAGTATATTAGTGTTTTTGCTAGTGTAAATAATGTTTTTGATACTGCTTTTAGATCAGGGGGGTATGAACAAAGTAGGAATGGAAATTATGGGCAGCTGAAACAAGATGCTTTGAGTGGCACTCCGTCTTTTGCACCAAAATATTGGTATGGTTACGGAAGGACCTATTTTTTAAATTTTGCAATAAGTTTTTAA